A single genomic interval of Paenibacillus sp. J23TS9 harbors:
- a CDS encoding BMP family ABC transporter substrate-binding protein, giving the protein MKKMFKLSLIMLLAFSVVLAGCGKKKEETNASGGDTAGTAKSSVKVGLVTDVGGVNDKSFNQSAWEALEGLQKDKGIEVQYLQSKSKEDYVTNLNKYVKGKYDLTWGIGFDLGEDMKTVATQNPDAKLAIIDATVDAPNVRSVTFAENEGAFLVGVVAGKMTKTGKVGFVGGSEIPVIKRFEAGFKAGVKAANPSAELKINYTGAFDKPDQGKAAAATMYNDGVDIIFHASGATGTGVFNEAISRNKAGGSKVWVIGVDKDQSLEFGDDVTLTSMVKGVSTAVDKVTKEVIDGTFKGGSETLGLKENGVGLADTSTKNVPADVLKEVDSYKEKIISGEIKVPEE; this is encoded by the coding sequence ATGAAAAAGATGTTCAAGTTGTCGCTGATCATGCTGCTCGCGTTTTCAGTCGTACTCGCTGGTTGCGGTAAAAAGAAAGAAGAGACAAATGCATCCGGCGGAGATACTGCAGGGACTGCAAAGTCCAGTGTTAAAGTAGGTCTGGTAACTGACGTGGGCGGGGTTAATGATAAATCCTTTAACCAATCCGCTTGGGAAGCTCTTGAAGGTTTGCAGAAGGACAAAGGTATCGAAGTTCAATATCTGCAAAGTAAGTCCAAGGAAGACTATGTTACAAACCTGAACAAATACGTTAAAGGTAAATATGACCTCACTTGGGGTATCGGTTTTGACCTTGGCGAAGATATGAAAACCGTTGCAACACAAAATCCGGATGCAAAACTGGCGATCATCGATGCTACTGTAGATGCTCCTAACGTGCGTTCCGTAACTTTTGCTGAAAACGAAGGTGCTTTCCTGGTTGGTGTCGTTGCAGGTAAAATGACGAAAACAGGTAAAGTCGGCTTTGTCGGCGGTTCCGAAATTCCGGTTATCAAACGTTTTGAAGCAGGCTTCAAGGCTGGCGTGAAAGCTGCCAATCCAAGCGCTGAACTCAAAATCAACTACACTGGCGCATTTGACAAGCCTGACCAAGGTAAAGCAGCTGCAGCTACAATGTACAATGACGGCGTAGACATCATTTTCCACGCTTCCGGCGCAACCGGTACTGGCGTATTTAACGAAGCTATTTCCCGTAATAAAGCAGGCGGCAGCAAAGTTTGGGTTATCGGCGTTGACAAAGACCAATCTCTGGAATTTGGCGATGATGTAACTCTGACTTCAATGGTTAAAGGTGTATCCACTGCAGTTGACAAGGTTACTAAAGAAGTAATCGACGGTACGTTCAAAGGCGGATCCGAAACTCTGGGTCTGAAAGAAAACGGTGTTGGCCTGGCTGATACTTCGACCAAAAACGTTCCTGCAGATGTGTTGAAGGAAGTTGACAGCTACAAGGAAAAAATCATCAGCGGCGAAATTAAAGTTCCAGAGGAATAA
- the rplT gene encoding 50S ribosomal protein L20, whose product MARVKGGFVVRRRHKKVLKLAKGYFGSKHRIFKTANEQVMKSLVYAYRDRRTTKRNMRRLWIVRINAAARINGLSYNKLMHGLKLAGVDINRKMLADLAVNDITAFNSIATVAKEKINA is encoded by the coding sequence ATGGCAAGAGTAAAAGGCGGATTCGTTGTTCGTCGTAGACATAAGAAAGTATTGAAACTTGCAAAAGGTTATTTCGGTTCCAAACACCGTATTTTTAAAACAGCTAACGAACAAGTGATGAAGTCTTTGGTATATGCATACCGTGACCGTCGTACAACAAAACGTAACATGCGCAGACTTTGGATCGTTCGTATCAATGCGGCTGCCCGCATTAACGGTCTGTCTTACAACAAACTGATGCATGGTTTGAAATTGGCTGGAGTGGACATCAACCGCAAAATGCTGGCTGATCTTGCTGTGAATGATATCACTGCATTCAACTCTATCGCTACTGTTGCTAAAGAAAAAATCAACGCTTAA
- the rpmI gene encoding 50S ribosomal protein L35, whose protein sequence is MPKMKTHSSLKGRFKVTGSGKVTRYKAYRNHLLSHKSKRAKRVLAGNPEMAPGDVKRLKQGLANLK, encoded by the coding sequence ATGCCTAAAATGAAAACACACAGCAGCCTGAAAGGCCGCTTCAAAGTAACTGGTTCCGGTAAAGTAACTCGTTACAAAGCTTACAGAAACCATTTGCTTTCCCACAAGTCCAAACGCGCTAAACGTGTATTGGCAGGTAACCCAGAAATGGCTCCGGGGGATGTAAAACGCTTGAAACAAGGCTTGGCTAACTTGAAATAG
- the infC gene encoding translation initiation factor IF-3: MINDEIRTKEVRLVGADGEQIGIKPTREALQMAVDLNLDLVNVAPQAKPPVCRIMDYGKFRYEQQKKEKEARKNQKIVDIKEVWFRANIEEHDYQTKLRNVVKFLNEGDKVKCSVRFRGREITHANIGQKILERVKAEVAEISAVERQPKLEGRSMIMILAPKAQ, from the coding sequence ATGATTAATGACGAAATTCGGACAAAAGAGGTTCGTCTTGTTGGAGCGGACGGAGAACAAATTGGTATCAAGCCAACTCGTGAAGCTCTGCAGATGGCAGTGGATTTGAATCTTGATCTGGTGAATGTGGCGCCACAGGCTAAGCCTCCGGTGTGCCGCATTATGGATTACGGTAAGTTCCGTTATGAGCAGCAAAAGAAAGAGAAGGAAGCCCGTAAGAACCAGAAGATCGTTGATATCAAAGAAGTGTGGTTCCGAGCTAACATTGAGGAGCATGATTACCAAACCAAGCTTCGCAATGTCGTCAAGTTTTTGAATGAAGGCGACAAAGTGAAATGTTCTGTCCGTTTCCGCGGACGTGAAATCACTCACGCCAACATCGGCCAGAAGATTTTGGAACGCGTCAAAGCAGAGGTTGCTGAAATTTCTGCGGTTGAACGCCAACCGAAACTGGAAGGCCGTAGTATGATTATGATTCTGGCTCCTAAAGCCCAATAG
- a CDS encoding glycosyltransferase family 2 protein has protein sequence MIDAIFIALQIVLAAIGVYQFVFSILGLRRKKKKQHYPATKSFAVLVAAHNEEQVVGALMENLKQLDYPKELYDVFVICDNCTDNTAKIVREHGMNACVRTNNNLRGKGYAIEWMLKELWALPRQYDAVVMFDADNLADVNFLKEMNDDLCSGARVIQGYIDTKNPEDSWITAAYGISYWYINRLWQLSRHNMNMANFLGGTGMCFETNLLKEIGWGATSLVEDLEFTMRSVKRGVYPKFNYDAKVFDEKPLTFKASARQRLRWMQGHFTVARRYFFPLLWQSIKERSIVKLDLALYGANVYIVLLTFLMTAVMWLDSTFFHGPHIANLYGYLPVWLSFTAIAANVFTFLAAMFLEKVTYKKVYLYLILFPIYLISWYPITFYAFFTQNNKQWSHTEHTRVVRLEEVQSKQG, from the coding sequence ATGATAGACGCCATATTTATCGCGCTGCAAATTGTTCTGGCTGCGATCGGTGTATACCAGTTTGTGTTCTCGATTTTGGGTCTGCGCAGGAAAAAGAAAAAACAGCATTACCCGGCAACAAAGTCCTTCGCGGTGCTCGTAGCCGCCCATAATGAGGAGCAGGTCGTCGGAGCGCTGATGGAGAACCTGAAGCAGCTCGACTATCCGAAGGAATTGTACGATGTTTTCGTGATTTGCGATAACTGTACGGACAATACGGCGAAGATCGTCCGGGAGCATGGCATGAATGCCTGCGTACGCACGAACAACAATCTTCGCGGCAAAGGCTATGCCATCGAATGGATGCTTAAAGAATTGTGGGCTCTGCCTCGCCAGTATGACGCTGTCGTGATGTTCGATGCTGACAACTTGGCGGATGTGAACTTCCTGAAAGAAATGAACGACGATTTGTGCTCCGGCGCACGCGTCATTCAAGGATACATTGACACTAAGAATCCAGAGGATTCCTGGATCACGGCCGCTTACGGTATTTCGTATTGGTACATCAACCGTTTGTGGCAGCTTTCGCGCCATAACATGAATATGGCTAACTTCCTCGGCGGTACGGGAATGTGCTTTGAAACCAACCTGCTAAAGGAAATCGGCTGGGGAGCAACAAGTCTGGTCGAAGATTTGGAGTTTACGATGCGCAGCGTCAAACGCGGTGTGTATCCGAAGTTTAATTACGATGCCAAAGTATTTGACGAAAAGCCGCTGACATTCAAAGCCTCGGCAAGACAGCGTCTGCGCTGGATGCAGGGACACTTTACGGTTGCGCGCCGCTATTTCTTCCCTCTGCTGTGGCAGAGCATCAAGGAACGCAGTATAGTTAAGCTGGATCTTGCTTTGTATGGAGCTAACGTATACATCGTACTACTGACTTTCCTGATGACAGCAGTGATGTGGCTTGACAGCACGTTCTTCCACGGTCCGCATATTGCGAACCTGTACGGCTACCTGCCTGTATGGCTCAGCTTTACAGCTATTGCCGCGAACGTATTTACATTCCTGGCAGCCATGTTCCTGGAAAAGGTTACTTACAAGAAGGTGTATCTGTATCTGATACTCTTCCCGATCTACCTGATTTCCTGGTACCCGATTACGTTCTATGCGTTCTTCACGCAGAACAACAAGCAGTGGAGCCATACCGAGCATACGCGTGTGGTTCGTCTGGAGGAAGTACAGAGCAAGCAGGGATAA
- a CDS encoding phosphatase PAP2 family protein, giving the protein MRRLLMRFILIDRKLFQYINGRLHNRFLNFWLYYLTNLGGATFTIASSVLIWYFGSSSWSKSGAQAALSLAVSHVPVAAAKKLYPRLRPHLALPGTRTFRNPLKDHSFPSGHTTAAFSLAIPLILGHPEWVYLFLPLGLLVGVSRIYLGLHYPSDVLAGAIIGTSVAAVTVALWP; this is encoded by the coding sequence ATGAGACGTTTGCTCATGAGATTCATACTGATCGACAGGAAGCTTTTTCAATATATCAATGGACGTCTCCATAACCGTTTTCTCAATTTCTGGCTTTATTATCTTACAAATCTGGGAGGAGCCACCTTTACCATTGCCTCCAGTGTACTTATTTGGTACTTCGGCTCTTCTTCCTGGAGCAAGTCCGGTGCACAGGCCGCCCTTTCCCTGGCAGTCAGCCATGTTCCTGTCGCGGCTGCCAAGAAGCTGTATCCGAGGCTGCGCCCCCATCTAGCCCTGCCGGGTACGCGTACCTTCCGCAATCCGCTTAAGGATCATTCCTTCCCGTCAGGACACACGACGGCCGCCTTTTCTCTGGCAATTCCTTTGATCCTGGGACATCCGGAATGGGTATATCTGTTTCTGCCGCTGGGCCTTTTGGTAGGGGTGTCCCGAATCTATTTAGGTCTACATTACCCTTCAGATGTGCTTGCAGGCGCTATAATAGGTACATCTGTAGCCGCAGTAACAGTTGCATTGTGGCCCTAA
- a CDS encoding glycosyltransferase — MIKKRVLLLSEGFGAGHTRAAYALSSSLRKLSPNVQTKVLELGSFLNPKVAPLIITAYKKTVLSQPRLVGMMYRHQYNKSLNRLTTLALHRIFYTHTKNVVNQLRPDIVVCTHPIPSAVISRLKRLGEKILLCTVITDYDAHGTWISPEVDRYLVSTQEVRNKMINQGVPAARIKVTGIPVHPSFWEHPEKEDIRKKFQLKDMPTVMVMGGGWGIMSDEVINDFLTRWRDDVQILFCLGNNEKVLKKLEQDPRYNHPNIRLIGFTLEVDKLMEVSDLLVTKPGGMTCTEGLAKGIPMLFHHPLPGQEEENCQYFTAQGLGELISSLEVIVKWMKMLMNELNVIRQRREEQLKSIALYRPMESAQSIIDMLESKKVPS; from the coding sequence GTGATAAAAAAGAGAGTATTGTTATTATCTGAAGGCTTTGGTGCTGGACATACTCGAGCTGCGTACGCACTCTCAAGCAGTCTACGCAAACTATCACCGAATGTTCAGACGAAAGTCCTTGAACTTGGCAGTTTTTTGAACCCAAAAGTCGCACCTTTAATCATTACAGCATATAAAAAAACCGTGCTTTCCCAGCCAAGGCTGGTCGGGATGATGTACCGCCATCAATATAACAAATCGCTGAATCGGTTAACCACACTGGCGCTGCACCGCATTTTTTATACTCATACGAAAAATGTCGTCAACCAGCTCAGACCGGATATTGTCGTATGCACGCATCCGATCCCGAGTGCCGTCATATCACGTCTGAAGCGTCTTGGTGAAAAGATTCTGCTGTGCACGGTCATTACTGACTATGACGCCCATGGAACCTGGATCAGCCCCGAGGTCGACCGGTATCTTGTCTCCACCCAAGAGGTGCGCAATAAGATGATCAACCAAGGGGTGCCGGCAGCCAGAATTAAAGTGACCGGCATTCCGGTTCATCCCAGCTTTTGGGAGCATCCGGAAAAGGAAGATATCCGTAAAAAGTTTCAGTTAAAGGATATGCCCACCGTGATGGTGATGGGCGGCGGCTGGGGTATCATGAGCGATGAGGTCATCAATGACTTTCTGACCCGCTGGAGGGATGATGTTCAGATTCTCTTCTGTCTTGGTAATAATGAAAAGGTATTAAAGAAGCTTGAACAGGACCCGCGTTATAATCATCCCAACATCCGTCTGATCGGCTTCACGCTTGAAGTGGACAAGCTGATGGAGGTATCTGATCTTCTCGTAACCAAGCCAGGCGGAATGACTTGCACCGAGGGACTCGCGAAGGGCATTCCAATGCTCTTTCATCATCCCCTGCCGGGCCAAGAGGAAGAAAATTGTCAATATTTCACCGCCCAAGGTTTAGGTGAGCTTATTTCTTCCCTGGAAGTCATCGTTAAATGGATGAAAATGCTCATGAACGAGCTGAACGTCATACGCCAGCGCAGGGAGGAACAGTTGAAGAGCATCGCTCTTTACCGCCCCATGGAAAGCGCGCAAAGCATCATTGATATGCTGGAATCAAAGAAGGTGCCTTCATAG
- the trmB gene encoding tRNA (guanosine(46)-N7)-methyltransferase TrmB codes for MRLRGRKGIRENLEEQEGFVILDPRSYKGKWHTLFGNDHPIYVELGMGKGQFISQMSFRNPDINFIGIDMYDELIRRASEKARLAWSERNVEDPPNLRLALANVEFLEEVFAEGELERIFLNFSDPWPKAKHARRRLTHPRFLEKYRGLLNANGEIHLKTDSQTLFEFSLNAFADYGLQMTNISLNLHREGPNEAHVMTEYETKFFGQGVHIHRCEAIVGDEALERYQEHRLDNYRMQDKPQAGEQQPDQE; via the coding sequence ATGCGTTTACGCGGCAGAAAAGGAATCCGGGAGAATCTGGAGGAGCAGGAAGGCTTCGTTATTCTCGATCCCCGGTCGTATAAAGGGAAATGGCATACATTATTCGGTAATGATCATCCCATTTATGTAGAGCTTGGTATGGGGAAAGGACAGTTCATCAGTCAAATGAGCTTCCGTAATCCCGACATTAATTTTATTGGTATCGATATGTACGATGAGCTGATTCGCCGGGCTAGTGAAAAGGCTCGCTTGGCCTGGTCCGAGCGCAATGTCGAGGATCCTCCGAATTTGCGTCTGGCTTTGGCAAATGTGGAGTTTCTGGAGGAAGTTTTTGCAGAAGGGGAACTTGAACGGATCTTCCTGAATTTCAGTGATCCTTGGCCAAAAGCAAAGCATGCACGCCGCCGTTTGACTCATCCGCGGTTTTTGGAGAAATATCGGGGTTTATTGAATGCAAACGGTGAAATTCATCTGAAGACGGACTCGCAGACTTTATTTGAATTTTCATTGAATGCCTTTGCCGACTATGGTCTGCAAATGACGAATATTTCGCTTAATCTTCACCGGGAAGGGCCTAATGAAGCGCATGTCATGACCGAATACGAAACGAAATTTTTCGGACAGGGCGTTCATATCCACCGCTGTGAGGCAATTGTGGGGGATGAGGCGCTTGAGCGTTATCAGGAGCACCGTCTCGACAATTACCGCATGCAGGACAAGCCGCAGGCGGGGGAGCAGCAGCCAGACCAAGAATAA
- a CDS encoding TIGR01212 family radical SAM protein (This family includes YhcC from E. coli K-12, an uncharacterized radical SAM protein.) yields the protein MNLPTTDSPLLWGDKRFHTWNTEMRGVFDEKVFKVMLDAGFTCPNRDGTIARGGCTFCSARGSGDFAGKRRDDLVTQFNDIRDKQHLKWPQAKYIGYFQAYTNTYAPVEELREYYEVILEQPGVVGLSIATRPDCLPDDVIEYLAELNERTYLWVEMGLQTVHDSTSELINRAHDTQCFIDAVEKLRKRNIRVCAHIIYGLPQETHEMMLETGRAVSKMDVQGIKIHLLHLMKGTPMVRQYEAGLLRFLEQDEYIKLIVDTLEMLPPEMIVHRLTGDAPRKLLIGPMWSMKKWEVLNGIDAELKSRDSWQGKYWRNA from the coding sequence ATGAATTTACCAACAACTGACTCTCCGCTTCTGTGGGGAGATAAAAGATTTCATACCTGGAATACCGAAATGCGCGGGGTGTTTGACGAAAAGGTCTTTAAGGTCATGCTCGATGCAGGCTTTACCTGTCCCAACCGCGATGGCACAATCGCCAGAGGCGGATGCACCTTCTGCAGTGCCAGAGGATCGGGTGATTTTGCCGGCAAACGCCGTGATGATCTTGTAACCCAATTCAATGATATACGCGACAAGCAGCATCTGAAATGGCCCCAAGCCAAATACATCGGATATTTCCAGGCATACACCAATACGTATGCTCCGGTTGAAGAGCTGAGGGAATATTATGAGGTTATTTTAGAGCAGCCTGGTGTCGTCGGTTTATCCATCGCTACCCGTCCCGATTGCCTGCCGGATGATGTCATCGAATACCTGGCCGAGTTGAACGAGCGGACATACCTTTGGGTAGAAATGGGGCTGCAGACAGTACATGACTCGACATCCGAGCTAATCAACCGCGCACATGACACACAGTGCTTCATCGATGCTGTTGAAAAGCTCCGCAAGCGCAACATACGGGTGTGCGCACACATCATTTACGGTCTGCCTCAGGAAACTCATGAAATGATGCTTGAAACCGGTCGTGCCGTGTCGAAGATGGATGTGCAGGGAATTAAAATTCATCTTCTGCATCTTATGAAGGGTACGCCGATGGTACGGCAGTATGAAGCCGGCCTCCTGCGGTTTTTGGAACAGGATGAATACATCAAGCTGATCGTCGATACATTGGAAATGCTCCCGCCGGAAATGATCGTCCACCGTCTCACAGGCGATGCTCCGCGTAAGCTGCTCATCGGTCCGATGTGGAGCATGAAGAAATGGGAAGTGCTCAATGGCATTGATGCCGAGCTGAAATCACGCGACTCATGGCAGGGTAAATACTGGAGGAACGCATAA
- a CDS encoding class I SAM-dependent methyltransferase has translation MGFLSVLSFAHKQIEGRLQPGDTAIDATVGTGADTVFLAKLAGSKGRIYGFDIQEQALELAKERISREPADSLASVSLFLASHARMKESLPPESQGSIGAIMFNLGYLPSQEADKKIITETESTLHALDAALLLLRPKGIITAVLYPGHAGGETEADAVTAWASRLPQDHYQSVMYRQLQRSDSPYVIAIEKKR, from the coding sequence ATGGGCTTTCTATCCGTGCTCAGCTTCGCGCACAAGCAGATTGAAGGCCGCTTACAGCCGGGTGATACTGCCATAGACGCCACGGTGGGTACAGGGGCCGATACCGTATTTCTCGCCAAATTAGCTGGCTCTAAAGGCCGTATTTACGGCTTTGATATCCAGGAGCAGGCACTTGAGCTTGCAAAGGAACGTATCTCCCGGGAGCCGGCTGACAGCTTGGCTTCCGTTTCCCTGTTCCTTGCCAGCCATGCCCGGATGAAGGAATCTCTTCCTCCCGAATCCCAGGGCAGCATCGGCGCCATCATGTTCAATCTTGGGTACCTGCCTTCGCAGGAAGCCGACAAGAAAATTATTACGGAGACCGAAAGTACTCTCCACGCTCTGGACGCAGCGTTATTACTGCTTCGACCGAAGGGTATCATTACGGCGGTGCTCTACCCCGGCCATGCCGGCGGAGAAACAGAAGCTGATGCTGTTACAGCATGGGCTTCCCGTCTGCCGCAGGATCACTATCAATCCGTGATGTACAGACAGCTCCAGCGCAGTGATTCACCTTACGTTATTGCCATTGAGAAAAAGCGGTAG
- a CDS encoding type I phosphomannose isomerase catalytic subunit, which yields MTQPYPLQFQPEFKERVWGGRALEQFGLTPPEGHIGEGWMIADHPNGTTSVVNGELAGQGLDQIREQLGKEWFGSKGFSEKNGRFPLLIKLLDCNDNLSVQVHPTDDYEGLPKGELGKTEMWYVLDAKPGAKIIYGLKDGVTRESMKEALENGTVMDTLQEVSVEAGDTFYIPAGTVHALCAGVVVAEIQQNSDTTYRIYDYDRPGLDGKPRELHIEDSLNVTAFEGSGATTMKTDGLNAGEWLQLAQSPYFIVEKGIVGGSWNLETTPESFTILVICEGAGTLSWNNGSMEYKAGQCFLLPANLGSYTLEGQATVLRSYLPE from the coding sequence ATGACACAACCTTATCCATTACAATTCCAACCTGAATTCAAAGAACGCGTTTGGGGCGGCCGCGCCCTTGAGCAATTCGGGCTCACCCCTCCCGAAGGACATATCGGTGAAGGCTGGATGATCGCCGATCATCCAAACGGAACGACTTCTGTCGTGAACGGCGAGCTGGCTGGGCAAGGACTCGACCAGATTCGTGAGCAGCTGGGCAAGGAATGGTTTGGCAGCAAGGGCTTTTCCGAAAAAAACGGACGTTTTCCGCTGCTGATCAAGCTGCTGGATTGCAATGACAATCTTTCGGTACAAGTACATCCAACCGATGATTATGAAGGCCTCCCGAAAGGCGAGCTTGGCAAAACCGAAATGTGGTATGTGCTGGATGCCAAACCCGGAGCCAAAATCATCTACGGTTTGAAGGATGGCGTCACACGCGAGAGCATGAAAGAGGCTTTGGAAAATGGAACCGTAATGGATACGCTGCAAGAGGTATCTGTTGAAGCCGGAGACACCTTCTATATTCCGGCCGGAACGGTCCATGCCCTCTGTGCAGGCGTAGTCGTAGCGGAAATCCAGCAAAACTCGGATACTACATACCGCATTTACGATTACGACCGTCCCGGACTCGACGGCAAGCCGCGCGAGCTTCATATTGAGGATTCCTTAAATGTAACCGCATTTGAAGGCTCCGGCGCCACCACCATGAAAACAGACGGACTCAACGCCGGGGAATGGCTCCAGCTTGCCCAGTCTCCTTACTTCATTGTTGAAAAGGGAATAGTGGGCGGATCTTGGAATCTGGAGACCACGCCAGAAAGTTTCACCATTCTTGTTATATGCGAAGGCGCTGGTACACTCAGCTGGAACAACGGCTCAATGGAATATAAAGCGGGCCAATGCTTCCTCCTTCCGGCAAATCTGGGTTCCTACACTTTGGAAGGACAGGCTACTGTACTTCGTTCTTATTTGCCGGAATGA
- a CDS encoding alpha/beta hydrolase — protein MLEQTFTMTDPHGTKLHVYKWLPDPGVSIKAVLQIAHGMCETAERYTRFASALTQAGIAVYAPDQRGHGLTAGSIERLGDIGENGFQLMVEDLAQLGRMVRDNHPGVPLFLMGHSMGSFLVQKIMMTKSEGFDGFILSGTNGPRGMLQAGKVLSSIQRSIQGDTHRSLMMNAMVFGGFNRSFSPSRTRFDWLSRDPDEVDRYIEDPFCGAICTTAFFRDFFGLLQEIQQPARYEGIPRNKPVYLFSGERDPVGMNGKGVRRLESVYRKLGVSDVECLLYPEGRHEMLNEINRDEVTADVLDWLERHIPAKV, from the coding sequence TTGCTCGAGCAAACCTTTACGATGACTGACCCGCATGGAACAAAATTACATGTGTATAAGTGGCTTCCCGATCCGGGAGTTTCCATCAAGGCAGTATTGCAGATTGCACATGGCATGTGTGAGACAGCGGAGCGTTACACTCGCTTTGCTTCTGCTCTGACTCAGGCAGGTATTGCCGTATATGCACCTGATCAGCGCGGTCATGGGCTAACTGCTGGCTCGATCGAGCGGCTTGGAGATATTGGAGAAAACGGCTTCCAGCTGATGGTTGAGGATCTCGCGCAGCTGGGAAGGATGGTGAGAGACAATCATCCCGGGGTTCCTCTCTTTCTGATGGGACACAGCATGGGTTCATTCCTGGTCCAAAAGATCATGATGACGAAGTCTGAAGGCTTCGACGGCTTTATACTATCCGGAACCAACGGACCTCGCGGCATGCTGCAGGCCGGCAAAGTCTTGTCTTCCATCCAGCGCTCGATTCAGGGAGATACACACCGCAGCCTGATGATGAATGCCATGGTCTTCGGCGGATTCAACCGCTCCTTCTCCCCGTCTCGTACGCGGTTTGACTGGCTGTCACGGGACCCGGATGAAGTCGACCGTTACATTGAGGATCCATTCTGCGGGGCAATCTGTACAACCGCCTTTTTCAGGGATTTTTTCGGTCTGCTTCAGGAAATACAGCAGCCAGCCAGATACGAGGGCATTCCGAGGAATAAGCCCGTCTATCTCTTTAGCGGTGAGCGGGATCCTGTCGGTATGAACGGCAAGGGCGTCCGCCGGCTGGAATCTGTGTACCGCAAGCTTGGCGTCTCCGATGTGGAATGCCTGCTGTATCCGGAAGGGCGTCATGAAATGCTGAATGAGATTAACCGGGACGAGGTTACAGCCGACGTACTGGATTGGCTGGAGCGGCATATCCCGGCTAAAGTGTGA